In Streptomyces capitiformicae, one genomic interval encodes:
- a CDS encoding 16S rRNA (uracil(1498)-N(3))-methyltransferase, producing MTAPVFVVDSLVLPDGCGGEFVLDGPEGRHAVSVKRLRAGEDVVLTDGRGRWAEGVVKAAEGKDRLVVMDLETVHEEPPAQPRITVVQALPKGDRGELAVETMTEVGIDAIVPWAAGRCITQWKGERGVKALTKWRATAREAGKQSRRVRFPEVGELASSKQVAGLLAGADFAAVLHESGEGTLATAALPSAGEIVLVVGPEGGVSPEELALFAEAGAAAYRLGPSVLRTSTAGTAAGALLLGRTGRWS from the coding sequence ATGACCGCGCCCGTCTTCGTCGTCGACTCGCTCGTGCTGCCGGACGGGTGCGGTGGGGAGTTCGTCCTCGATGGGCCGGAAGGGCGGCATGCCGTCTCCGTGAAGCGGCTGCGCGCCGGCGAGGACGTGGTCCTCACGGACGGGCGCGGGCGGTGGGCGGAGGGGGTCGTCAAGGCCGCCGAGGGCAAGGACCGGCTCGTGGTGATGGATCTGGAGACCGTCCACGAGGAGCCGCCGGCGCAGCCCCGTATCACCGTCGTCCAGGCGTTGCCCAAGGGGGACCGGGGGGAGCTGGCCGTCGAGACCATGACCGAGGTCGGGATCGACGCGATCGTGCCGTGGGCCGCGGGGCGCTGCATCACGCAGTGGAAGGGCGAGCGGGGGGTCAAGGCGCTCACCAAGTGGCGGGCCACGGCTCGGGAGGCGGGGAAGCAGTCGCGGCGGGTGCGGTTTCCCGAGGTCGGGGAGCTGGCGAGTAGCAAGCAGGTCGCCGGGCTTCTTGCGGGGGCGGATTTCGCGGCCGTGCTGCATGAGAGCGGGGAGGGGACTCTGGCCACCGCCGCGTTGCCCTCGGCCGGGGAGATCGTGCTCGTTGTGGGGCCCGAAGGGGGTGTGTCTCCGGAGGAGCTGGCGCTGTTCGCGGAGGCTGGGGCCGCGGCGTATCGGCTGGGGCCGAGTGTGTTGCGTACGTCGACCGCCGGGACGGCGGCGGGGGCGTTGCTGCTGGGCCGTACCGGTCGCTGGTCCTGA
- a CDS encoding MBL fold metallo-hydrolase: protein MTMTWEESGWEGLAPRAGRCRLPGWDCTVGLVAGEGSALLIDAGSSLREGARLRTEARRLLGGARVTHLALTHPHFDHVFGAAAFAGVEVFGAVGLDGVLTHDREELRADAVRNGLDPGEAAEAADILVPPRHHVSGEWTLDLGGGLQVLLANVGPGHTAHDLAVLVPGSPEVVFCGDLVEESGEPQAGPDAVPSHWPAALDRLLDLGGEGALYVPGHGAVVDAAFVRAQRGTLARRFGVS from the coding sequence ATGACGATGACTTGGGAAGAGTCCGGGTGGGAGGGATTGGCGCCCCGGGCCGGACGGTGCCGCCTCCCTGGCTGGGACTGCACGGTCGGACTGGTGGCCGGGGAGGGCTCGGCCCTTCTGATCGACGCGGGGTCGAGCCTGCGGGAGGGCGCGCGGTTGCGTACCGAGGCGCGGCGGCTGCTCGGCGGCGCCCGTGTGACACATCTCGCGCTCACCCATCCCCACTTCGACCATGTCTTCGGCGCCGCCGCCTTCGCCGGCGTGGAGGTCTTCGGCGCTGTCGGCCTGGACGGGGTCCTGACCCACGACCGCGAGGAGCTCCGCGCCGACGCCGTACGCAACGGCCTGGATCCCGGTGAGGCCGCCGAGGCCGCGGACATCCTGGTCCCGCCCCGCCACCACGTCTCCGGCGAGTGGACCCTCGACCTGGGCGGCGGACTCCAGGTACTGCTGGCGAACGTGGGGCCGGGGCACACGGCGCACGACCTGGCGGTCCTGGTACCCGGCTCGCCCGAGGTCGTCTTCTGCGGCGACCTGGTGGAGGAGTCCGGCGAGCCCCAGGCCGGCCCCGACGCCGTACCGTCCCACTGGCCGGCCGCCCTCGACCGCCTCCTCGACCTCGGTGGCGAGGGCGCGCTGTACGTCCCCGGGCACGGAGCGGTGGTCGACGCGGCGTTCGTACGGGCCCAACGCGGCACACTGGCACGCCGTTTCGGCGTGTCGTGA
- a CDS encoding nitronate monooxygenase yields the protein MSSALTDLFPLPIVQAPMAGGVSVPRLAAAVSEAGGLGFLAAGYKTADGMYQEIKQLRGLTGRPFGVNLFMPQPEHGDPAAVEVYAEQLAGEAAWYKADLGDPDSGRDDGYEAKIAVLLDDPVPVVSFHFGCPTPEVIDSLARKGTLTLVTATSAEEAQAVERSGAHAVIVQGMEAGGHQGTHRDDPERDCAGIGLLSLLAQVREAVALPVVAAGGIMRGSQIAALLTAGASAAQLGTAFLATPESGAHAVHKQALTNPLFVRTELTRAFSGRPARGLVNRFMREHGPYAPVAYPEVHHLTSPLRKAAAAAGDTQGMALWAGQGHRMARELPAGELVEVLAAEIAAAAGGSGAGGVSRGDVR from the coding sequence ATGTCCTCCGCGCTGACCGATCTTTTTCCGCTTCCGATCGTGCAGGCCCCGATGGCGGGCGGTGTATCCGTCCCGCGACTGGCCGCTGCCGTTTCCGAAGCGGGTGGGCTGGGGTTTCTCGCCGCCGGATACAAGACGGCGGACGGCATGTATCAGGAGATCAAGCAGCTCAGGGGGCTGACGGGGCGCCCCTTCGGGGTGAACCTGTTCATGCCGCAGCCGGAGCACGGCGACCCCGCGGCGGTCGAGGTGTACGCCGAGCAGCTGGCCGGTGAGGCCGCCTGGTACAAGGCCGACCTGGGGGATCCCGACAGCGGGCGGGACGACGGCTACGAGGCGAAGATCGCGGTGCTGCTCGACGACCCGGTGCCCGTCGTGTCGTTCCACTTCGGCTGCCCCACGCCCGAGGTGATCGACTCCCTCGCCCGCAAGGGCACGCTGACCCTGGTCACCGCGACCTCGGCGGAGGAGGCGCAGGCCGTGGAGCGGTCGGGCGCCCATGCGGTGATCGTGCAGGGCATGGAGGCCGGCGGCCACCAGGGCACCCACCGGGACGACCCGGAGAGGGACTGCGCCGGCATCGGGCTGCTCTCCCTGCTCGCCCAGGTCCGCGAGGCCGTGGCCCTGCCCGTCGTCGCGGCCGGCGGCATCATGCGCGGCAGTCAGATCGCGGCCCTCCTCACCGCCGGCGCGAGCGCCGCCCAGCTCGGCACGGCCTTCCTCGCCACCCCCGAGTCCGGCGCCCACGCCGTGCACAAGCAGGCGCTGACCAACCCCCTCTTCGTCCGTACGGAGCTGACCCGCGCCTTCTCGGGGCGGCCGGCCCGTGGCCTGGTCAACCGTTTCATGCGCGAGCACGGCCCCTACGCGCCCGTCGCCTACCCCGAGGTACACCACCTCACCTCGCCGCTGCGCAAAGCCGCCGCCGCGGCCGGGGACACGCAGGGCATGGCCCTGTGGGCCGGGCAGGGGCACCGGATGGCGCGGGAACTGCCGGCCGGGGAGCTGGTGGAGGTGCTGGCCGCCGAGATCGCCGCCGCCGCGGGCGGGAGCGGGGCCGGGGGCGTGTCCCGGGGTGATGTGCGATGA
- a CDS encoding Uma2 family endonuclease — protein MTAVDERGVAEFFEGFEPPDGLKVELLRGEIVMMASPDLVHNLIVLLTERQIPLDRWYPLQTQDVDLVDEASEPVPDLVVVARDALPGSGRLLPCQLITMVVEVVSKTSVHRDYGVKRSIYAAGNVPAYLIVDPIMAQCVLLTKPEGKGEDADYRTQHIAKFGEPLPLDVLGVELDTSEFGTFPGVKPHRYP, from the coding sequence ATGACCGCTGTGGACGAACGTGGAGTCGCAGAGTTCTTCGAGGGTTTTGAGCCGCCCGACGGACTCAAGGTGGAGCTTCTGCGGGGGGAAATCGTGATGATGGCGAGCCCTGATCTGGTGCATAACCTGATCGTGCTGCTCACGGAGCGGCAGATCCCGCTGGACCGCTGGTATCCCCTCCAGACCCAGGATGTTGACCTCGTTGATGAGGCAAGCGAGCCGGTTCCGGACCTCGTAGTCGTGGCACGCGACGCCCTGCCCGGTTCGGGGCGCTTGCTGCCGTGCCAATTGATCACGATGGTCGTGGAGGTCGTTTCCAAGACCAGCGTCCACCGGGACTACGGTGTCAAGCGTTCGATCTATGCCGCAGGCAACGTGCCTGCCTATCTCATCGTCGATCCGATCATGGCGCAGTGCGTCTTGCTGACGAAGCCGGAGGGGAAGGGCGAGGACGCCGACTATCGGACGCAGCACATCGCAAAGTTCGGCGAACCGCTGCCGCTGGATGTGCTGGGCGTTGAGCTGGACACCAGCGAGTTCGGAACGTTCCCCGGAGTCAAGCCCCACCGCTATCCGTGA
- the dnaJ gene encoding molecular chaperone DnaJ, translated as MATDYYAVLGVRRDASQDEIKKAFRRLARELHPDVNPDPKTQERFKEINAAYEVLSDPQKKQVYDLGGDPLSQAGGGGAGGFGAGGFGNFSDIMDAFFGTASQRGPRSRTRRGQDAMIRLEIDLDEAAFGTTKDIQVDTAIVCTTCSGEGAAPGTTAQTCDMCRGRGEVSQVTRSFLGQVMTSRPCPQCQGFGTIVPNPCPECAGDGRVRSRRTLTVKIPAGVDNGTRIQLAGEGEVGPGGGPAGDLYVEIHELPHAVFQRRGDDLHCTVTIPMTAAALGTKVPLETLDGLEEVDIRPGTQSGQSIPLHGRGVTHLRGGGRGDLIVHVEVQTPTKLDPEQEQLLRQLAVLRGEERPTGQFQPGQQGLFSRLKDAFNGR; from the coding sequence GTGGCCACGGACTATTACGCCGTACTCGGCGTGCGCCGCGACGCGTCCCAGGACGAGATCAAGAAGGCGTTCCGGAGGCTCGCTCGCGAGCTGCACCCGGACGTCAATCCCGATCCGAAGACGCAGGAGCGGTTCAAGGAGATCAACGCCGCGTACGAGGTGCTCTCGGACCCGCAGAAGAAGCAGGTCTACGACCTCGGCGGCGACCCGCTGTCCCAGGCGGGCGGCGGTGGCGCGGGCGGCTTCGGCGCCGGCGGTTTCGGGAACTTCTCGGACATCATGGACGCCTTCTTCGGTACGGCGTCCCAGCGAGGCCCGCGGTCGCGCACCCGGCGCGGCCAGGACGCGATGATCCGGCTGGAGATCGACCTCGACGAGGCGGCCTTCGGCACGACCAAGGACATCCAGGTCGACACGGCCATCGTCTGCACCACGTGCAGCGGCGAGGGCGCGGCTCCGGGCACCACCGCCCAGACCTGTGACATGTGCCGTGGGCGTGGTGAGGTCTCGCAGGTCACGCGGTCCTTCCTCGGTCAGGTCATGACCTCGCGGCCCTGTCCCCAGTGCCAGGGCTTCGGCACGATCGTTCCCAACCCCTGCCCCGAGTGCGCGGGCGACGGGCGGGTGCGGTCGCGGCGGACACTGACCGTGAAGATCCCGGCCGGTGTCGACAACGGCACGCGGATCCAGCTGGCCGGTGAGGGCGAGGTCGGGCCCGGTGGCGGTCCCGCCGGTGACCTGTACGTCGAGATCCACGAGCTTCCGCATGCCGTGTTCCAGCGGCGCGGTGACGATCTGCACTGCACGGTGACGATTCCCATGACCGCGGCGGCGCTCGGTACGAAGGTGCCGCTGGAGACGCTGGACGGGCTGGAGGAGGTCGACATCCGGCCAGGCACCCAGTCCGGGCAGTCGATCCCGCTGCACGGGCGGGGTGTCACGCATCTGCGGGGCGGCGGGCGTGGCGATCTGATCGTGCACGTCGAGGTCCAGACACCGACGAAGCTCGACCCCGAGCAGGAGCAGCTGCTGCGACAGCTGGCCGTGCTGCGGGGGGAGGAGCGGCCTACGGGGCAGTTCCAGCCGGGGCAGCAGGGCTTGTTCTCTCGGCTGAAGGACGCCTTTAACGGACGTTAG
- a CDS encoding DUF3097 domain-containing protein, with protein sequence MRQYSPDLTPPWKKPKPAPEVPAEPGLVVEEPGTGFCGAVIRCEAGTVTLEDRFGKHRVFPLEPRGFLLEGRVVTLVRPSAAPARPSRTASGSVAVPGARARVARAGRIYVEGRHDAELVEKVWGDDLRIEGVVVEYLEGVDDLPSIVADFAPGPDARLGVLVDHLVPGTKEWRIAQEVTSEHALVVGHPYIDVWEAVKPSSVGIAGWPRVPRGQDWKTGVCRALGWPENTGEVWQRRVLGRVRSYRDLEPELLGRVEELIDFVTDSGGA encoded by the coding sequence ATGCGCCAGTACTCACCCGACCTGACCCCTCCCTGGAAGAAGCCCAAGCCGGCCCCCGAGGTCCCGGCCGAGCCCGGCCTGGTGGTGGAGGAACCCGGCACCGGTTTCTGCGGCGCGGTGATCCGCTGCGAGGCGGGCACGGTGACGCTGGAGGACCGCTTCGGCAAGCACCGGGTGTTCCCGCTGGAGCCCCGGGGCTTCCTGCTGGAGGGCCGGGTGGTGACGCTGGTCCGCCCCTCAGCGGCGCCGGCACGGCCGAGTCGTACGGCATCCGGTTCGGTCGCCGTCCCGGGCGCCCGCGCCCGTGTGGCCCGCGCCGGCCGTATCTACGTCGAGGGCCGCCACGACGCCGAGCTCGTCGAGAAGGTCTGGGGCGACGACCTGCGCATCGAGGGCGTGGTCGTGGAGTACCTGGAGGGCGTGGACGACCTGCCGTCGATCGTGGCCGATTTCGCACCGGGTCCGGATGCGCGGCTGGGGGTCCTGGTGGACCACCTCGTGCCGGGCACGAAGGAGTGGCGGATCGCCCAGGAGGTGACCAGCGAACACGCCCTGGTCGTCGGCCACCCGTACATCGACGTCTGGGAGGCGGTGAAGCCGTCGTCCGTCGGGATCGCCGGGTGGCCGCGGGTGCCGCGCGGGCAGGACTGGAAGACGGGGGTGTGCCGAGCGCTGGGGTGGCCGGAGAACACCGGTGAGGTGTGGCAGCGGCGGGTTCTGGGGCGGGTGCGGTCCTACAGGGACCTGGAGCCGGAGTTGTTGGGGCGGGTGGAGGAGTTGATCGACTTCGTCACGGATAGCGGTGGGGCTTGA
- the hrcA gene encoding heat-inducible transcriptional repressor HrcA, whose protein sequence is MLSERRLQVLRAIVQDYVGTEEPVGSKALTERHNLGVSPATVRNDMAALEDEGFIAQPHTSAGRIPTDKGYRLFVDKLAGVKPMTPPERRAIQNFLDGAVDLDDVVARTVRLLAQLTRQVAVVQYPSLTRSTVRHVELLSLAPARLMLVLITDTGRVEQRMIDCPAPFGETSLADLRARLNSKVAGRRFTDVPRLVEDLPEAFDLEDRGTVSTVLSTLLETLVEENEERLMIGGTANLTRFGHDFPLTIRPVLEALEEQVVLLKLLGEAGDSGMTVRIGHENAYEGLNSTSVVSVGYGSGGEAVAKLGVVGPTRMDYPGTMGAVRAVARYVGQILAES, encoded by the coding sequence ATGCTCAGTGAACGCAGGCTTCAGGTGCTGCGCGCCATCGTCCAGGACTACGTCGGCACCGAGGAGCCGGTGGGTTCCAAGGCACTCACCGAGCGGCACAACCTGGGCGTCTCCCCGGCGACGGTCCGCAACGACATGGCGGCGCTGGAGGACGAGGGCTTCATCGCCCAGCCCCACACCAGCGCGGGCCGCATCCCCACGGACAAGGGGTACCGGCTCTTCGTCGACAAGCTGGCCGGCGTCAAGCCGATGACCCCGCCCGAGCGGCGCGCCATCCAGAACTTCCTGGACGGCGCCGTCGACCTCGACGACGTGGTGGCGCGCACCGTGCGGCTGCTCGCGCAGCTGACGCGGCAGGTCGCCGTCGTGCAGTACCCGTCGCTCACCCGGTCGACGGTGCGGCACGTGGAGCTGCTGTCGCTCGCCCCCGCCCGGTTGATGCTCGTGCTGATCACGGACACCGGAAGGGTCGAGCAGCGCATGATCGACTGCCCGGCGCCGTTCGGAGAAACGTCACTCGCGGATCTGCGCGCCCGGCTCAACAGCAAGGTCGCGGGCCGCCGTTTCACCGACGTACCGCGCCTGGTCGAGGACCTGCCGGAGGCCTTCGACCTAGAGGACCGGGGCACGGTCTCGACGGTGCTCTCCACCCTCCTGGAGACCCTCGTCGAGGAGAACGAGGAGCGGCTGATGATCGGCGGCACCGCCAATCTCACCCGCTTCGGACATGACTTCCCCCTCACCATCCGGCCCGTTCTGGAAGCCTTGGAGGAACAGGTCGTCCTCCTCAAGTTGCTTGGTGAGGCAGGGGATTCGGGCATGACCGTCCGTATCGGCCACGAGAACGCGTATGAGGGACTCAACTCCACGTCCGTCGTCTCCGTCGGCTACGGTTCGGGCGGCGAGGCAGTAGCGAAACTGGGCGTGGTCGGACCTACGCGCATGGACTATCCGGGAACGATGGGAGCGGTACGAGCGGTGGCACGGTACGTCGGACAGATCCTGGCGGAGTCTTAA